The region ACCATGGGGACCGCGACCAGGTCTCCGAGGTGGAAGACACTGGGTCGCCATTCCCACGCCAAACACATCATGGCTCAAGTAACCAAATACCTAAAAACATTACTCGCAGTTCAGCCTGGACGGAGCATCAGCCACAATATTCGTCATCGTGGCCGCTTAACCCAGGTTTCCATCACCCACCGGGACAACCACCTCAGCAACCAGCACAGCAAGACCTTCAGTACGACAGCGATGACGAGAGTGAACATGATACACCACACAACGAGTCCAAGTTTGCGGACAACACTTTTTCGAGACCGTCTAGACAGTCTTCATTCATGGGGGACCAGTGGCAGATGGATGAAGAGTTGAAGAGAGAtagggagtgggaggaggaacaagagagagaaagagaaaggaTGTTGGAAAGGGAACGAGCTCTGCAGAGAGCTCGagagttggagatggagaggggcTTGAGCAGAGAAAGAGCACGGGAGATGGAACGCCAACGAACAGAGAGAGAGTTTGAAGAGCGACAACGACTCGAACGAGAGCAAGAGGAGCGACGACGCCACGAGGAGCGTGAGCGTGAGCGTACCCGTTCTATGCCCCACCGGCGCCGAACAATGCCCGCCCGGTTGGCTGTAGGAAATATGGATCAGGGCCCCAAGTCTGTGGTCACGGAGCTATGCGATATTTGGCGTGGCCGTGCTTCCGACTGGGAGTCTCCATATCCTTCAGACAATGAAATCTactccgacgacgacgacgacatgggCCACCACAGTCGACCTTTCCACCACGGTGGTCCATCAAGGTTACTGCTCCTCGACAGCTGCCCACCGCGAGAGACTTCCCCCTCACTGCTCCCACCACACGGAGCTAGAAGTCATTTTGGTCTCGCTCCTATGGGGCGCCCGCCTGCACCGACAACGAGATCCCGTTCCCCTGCTCCCTTCCCAGGTCCCCGTTTGGGTCGCACCTGGGCAGGTCATTCAAGCAGCAATACGGTGAACGGGTTCTTGCTGTTGGAGGCGGGACCCCTGATGATGGAACCTgagatgatggatgaggatg is a window of Podospora pseudopauciseta strain CBS 411.78 chromosome 1, whole genome shotgun sequence DNA encoding:
- a CDS encoding hypothetical protein (EggNog:ENOG503PZZE); translation: MGNNNNSRTPTQDDPNITTTTEWDSGDSEGVDYVYQDNRKSSPPSDKKTVKARSPRRKRSPKAKPRCHKCVCGAILHTPAADEDVGEETVFELDTDSENGGSHRSHPTRPRSPPTPEPKSPTPEPIPQPTPESQEKGRKVKKKKSATKRCHSKRSPSPYIEEYPEQATRPTILLREHKAPRRFSTSDAKRAVDTEDRSSPTSSARGRSPPARRFSTASPDKVARPSPKRPSHRRHHLAAMQSAEGEHPLGTMPPKKLIGNHGDRDQVSEVEDTGSPFPRQTHHGSSNQIPKNITRSSAWTEHQPQYSSSWPLNPGFHHPPGQPPQQPAQQDLQYDSDDESEHDTPHNESKFADNTFSRPSRQSSFMGDQWQMDEELKRDREWEEEQERERERMLERERALQRARELEMERGLSRERAREMERQRTEREFEERQRLEREQEERRRHEERERERTRSMPHRRRTMPARLAVGNMDQGPKSVVTELCDIWRGRASDWESPYPSDNEIYSDDDDDMGHHSRPFHHGGPSRLLLLDSCPPRETSPSLLPPHGARSHFGLAPMGRPPAPTTRSRSPAPFPGPRLGRTWAGHSSSNTVNGFLLLEAGPLMMEPEMMDEDEEGEEMFPQGTDPAHRGWTYPMVSPVLEPPRLSRSVVLRRRSMAPDEPPIFCARKTKEMLSPTPVRATRFDFEGWGRDRSSRSSLGLGLMG